A genomic stretch from Heptranchias perlo isolate sHepPer1 unplaced genomic scaffold, sHepPer1.hap1 HAP1_SCAFFOLD_414, whole genome shotgun sequence includes:
- the LOC137312275 gene encoding transmembrane emp24 domain-containing protein 10-like, producing the protein MTTTCSRSASRAACPRIAKAEKLKPLEVELRRLEDLSESIVNDFADMKQREEEMRDTNESTSARVLYFSIFSMCCLVGLATWQVFYLRRFFKAKKLIE; encoded by the exons ATGACTACGACATGTTCGAGATCTGCTTCGAGAGCCGCCTGCCCCCGG atcgccaaggcggagaagttgaagccacttgaggtggagctgcgacgattggaggatctgtcagagtcgatcgtcaatgactttgccgacatgaagcagcgagaggaagagatgagggacaccaatg AGTCCACCAGTGCTCGTGTCCTGTATTTCAGCATCTTCTCCATGTGCTGCCTCGTCGGCCTGGCCACCTGGCAGGTCTTCTACCTGCGACGCTTCTTCAAAGCCAAGAAGCTCATTGAGTAA